One genomic region from Nostoc sphaeroides encodes:
- the gcvT gene encoding glycine cleavage system aminomethyltransferase GcvT, whose protein sequence is MANQEDNAQSLARTPLYQVGVELKARFTSFGGWEMPVQFSGISREHEAVRNTAGMFDISHMGKFTLQGKNLISQLQPLVPSDLSRLQPGQAQYTVLLNPQAGIIDDIIVYYQGEDTIGIQKAFIIVNAATSGKDKAWLLQHLDLDKVQFQDLSPDKALIAVQGPKAIKYLQPLVQEDLQSIKAFGHLEATLLGKPAFLARTGYTGEDGFEVMVDPDVGVELWLSLHNAGVIPCGLGARDTLRLEAAMALYGQDIDDTTTPLEAGLGWLVHLDSKGEFIGREILAQQKADGVQRRLVGLQTQGRNIARHGYQVLSAGKVVGEVSSGTLSPTLGYPIALAYVPTQLATVGQQLEVEIRGKAYPAVVVKRPFYRSKNRVAN, encoded by the coding sequence GTGGCTAATCAAGAAGACAACGCCCAATCTCTGGCGCGAACCCCTTTATATCAAGTGGGTGTAGAACTTAAAGCACGCTTTACCAGCTTTGGTGGTTGGGAAATGCCCGTGCAATTTAGTGGCATTAGCCGCGAACACGAAGCTGTAAGAAATACAGCCGGAATGTTCGATATTTCCCACATGGGCAAATTTACCCTCCAAGGTAAAAATCTCATTTCCCAACTCCAGCCTCTAGTGCCTTCAGACTTGAGTCGATTGCAACCCGGTCAAGCCCAATACACCGTATTGTTAAATCCCCAAGCCGGAATTATTGACGATATCATTGTTTATTACCAAGGTGAAGACACCATTGGTATACAGAAGGCATTCATCATCGTCAATGCCGCAACCTCTGGTAAAGATAAAGCATGGCTATTGCAACACCTTGACTTGGATAAAGTGCAATTCCAAGACCTTTCACCAGATAAAGCCTTAATTGCCGTGCAAGGGCCAAAAGCGATTAAATACCTCCAGCCCTTAGTGCAAGAAGACTTACAATCAATCAAAGCCTTCGGACATTTAGAAGCAACCCTACTAGGCAAACCTGCCTTCCTGGCCCGCACAGGTTACACCGGAGAAGATGGCTTTGAGGTGATGGTAGATCCAGATGTGGGGGTAGAATTGTGGTTAAGTCTCCATAATGCTGGTGTTATTCCCTGTGGACTCGGTGCCAGAGACACTCTGCGGCTAGAAGCGGCGATGGCACTTTACGGACAAGATATCGATGACACCACCACACCCTTAGAAGCAGGTTTGGGTTGGCTAGTTCATTTAGATAGCAAAGGCGAATTTATTGGTCGGGAAATTTTAGCACAGCAAAAAGCCGATGGAGTGCAGCGTCGATTGGTGGGTTTGCAAACCCAAGGACGCAACATTGCGCGTCACGGCTATCAAGTGTTATCAGCAGGTAAAGTTGTGGGAGAAGTTTCCAGTGGCACCCTGTCGCCTACACTTGGTTATCCCATTGCCTTAGCTTACGTTCCTACCCAACTAGCAACCGTCGGTCAACAGCTAGAAGTCGAAATTCGCGGCAAAGCTTATCCAGCAGTTGTAGTTAAACGTCCCTTTTATCGGTCAAAAAATCGTGTCGCCAACTGA
- the gcvH gene encoding glycine cleavage system protein GcvH, whose amino-acid sequence MSFEYPQDFRYLDSHEYVRIDGEIATIGITEFAVNELGDIVFLELPEIGDALTRGESFGTIESVKAVEELNSPVTGTVIERNEALINSPEDVSDDPYGEGWFLKVRVNDPDEVEDALTADEYRAQVEGE is encoded by the coding sequence ATGTCTTTTGAGTATCCTCAAGATTTCAGATACCTGGATTCTCATGAATACGTGCGAATAGATGGTGAAATTGCCACCATTGGTATTACTGAATTTGCTGTAAATGAATTGGGCGATATCGTCTTTTTGGAACTGCCAGAAATTGGTGACGCTCTTACTAGAGGAGAAAGTTTTGGCACAATTGAATCAGTGAAAGCGGTTGAAGAACTGAATTCACCAGTGACAGGCACAGTTATAGAACGCAATGAAGCCTTAATTAATTCTCCCGAAGACGTGTCAGACGACCCTTACGGGGAAGGGTGGTTTTTGAAAGTGCGCGTCAATGACCCTGATGAAGTTGAGGATGCCTTGACAGCAGATGAGTATCGCGCCCAGGTAGAAGGGGAGTAG
- the gcvP gene encoding aminomethyl-transferring glycine dehydrogenase, producing MVLNAPILKSNEQQVLDEKSQTSQKLSSFVPRHIGPNSDDIQLMLKVLGFPSLDALINQTVPQAIRLKQPLKLPEAESEYAALISLKKVAAKNQVFRSYIGMGYYDSITPPVIGRNILENPGWYTAYTPYQPEIAQGRLEALLNFQTLIIDLTGLEIANASLLDEATAAAEAMSLSYGVCKNQANAYFVSGDCHPQTIDVLQTRAQPLGIKIIVGDHQTFDFDQPIFGAVLQYPASDGTIYDYRAFIEKAHAKGALVTVAADPLSLTLLTPPGEFGADIAVGSTQRFGIPLGFGGPHAAYFATKEEYKRLVPGRIVGVSKDAQGKPALRLALQTREQHIRREKATSNICTAQVLLAVMASMYAVYHGPDGLKTIATRIHSLTLILAERLQRVGYSISSKPFFDTLRVELGTKPLQEILQAAEARQINLRIFDTSTVGISLDETTTLDDVRDICQIFAGTDELRFALNVEEMEWITQQSGLSGEPFSRQSTYLTHPVFNRYHSETELLRYLHKLESKDLSLTTSMIPLGSCTMKLNATAEMIPVTWEEFGKIHPFAPASQTQGYQVLFEQLEAWLAEITGFAGISLQPNAGSQGEYAGLLVIRQYHESRGQKHRNVCLIPTSAHGTNPASAVMCGMKVVAVACDSQGNIDVDDLKSKAEKHSNELAALMVTYPSTHGVFEEPIQEICAIVHSHGGQVYMDGANMNAQVGICRPGDIGADVCHLNLHKTFCIPHGGGGPGMGPIGVASHLVPFLPGHPVVGTGDWGLGTRKEEIPNPQFPIPSTQHIGAVAAAPWGSASILVISWMYIAMMGADGLTQATKVAILNANYIAKRLESYYPVLYQGKNGLVAHECILDLRSLKKSAAIEIDDVAKRLMDYGFHAPTVSWPVGGTIMVEPTESESKQELDRFCDALISIRQEIAEIESGKVDVQDNVLKNAPHTAESLITDEWQHSYSREQAAYPAPWTREYKFWPAVGRIDAAFGDRNFVCSCLPMDAY from the coding sequence GTGGTATTGAACGCCCCTATTCTCAAGTCTAATGAGCAGCAAGTGCTGGACGAAAAAAGTCAAACAAGTCAAAAGCTAAGTAGTTTTGTGCCAAGACACATTGGCCCTAACTCCGACGATATCCAGCTTATGCTTAAGGTTTTGGGCTTTCCCAGTCTGGATGCTCTAATCAACCAAACAGTCCCGCAGGCAATTCGGCTGAAGCAACCGTTAAAGTTACCAGAAGCCGAAAGTGAGTATGCAGCACTGATATCTTTAAAAAAAGTTGCTGCCAAAAATCAGGTTTTCCGTTCATACATCGGTATGGGATATTACGACAGTATTACCCCACCTGTAATTGGGCGTAACATCCTAGAAAACCCCGGTTGGTATACTGCCTACACTCCTTATCAGCCAGAAATTGCCCAAGGGCGACTAGAAGCACTGCTAAATTTCCAAACCCTGATTATCGATTTAACAGGTTTGGAAATTGCCAATGCTTCGTTACTTGATGAAGCCACAGCCGCAGCTGAAGCAATGAGCCTAAGCTATGGTGTATGTAAAAATCAGGCAAATGCCTATTTCGTCTCTGGTGATTGCCATCCCCAAACTATCGACGTGTTGCAAACACGCGCTCAACCATTAGGGATTAAGATTATTGTTGGCGATCATCAAACATTTGATTTTGATCAACCAATTTTTGGGGCTGTTCTGCAATATCCTGCTAGTGATGGGACTATTTACGACTACCGCGCTTTTATAGAAAAAGCCCATGCTAAGGGTGCATTGGTGACGGTAGCAGCAGATCCTTTAAGTTTAACTTTGCTCACCCCTCCTGGGGAATTTGGCGCTGATATTGCTGTCGGCAGCACCCAGCGCTTTGGTATTCCGTTGGGGTTTGGAGGGCCTCACGCGGCATACTTTGCTACGAAGGAAGAGTATAAGCGGCTGGTTCCAGGGCGAATTGTGGGAGTATCAAAAGATGCTCAAGGTAAGCCTGCATTGCGTCTCGCCTTGCAAACCCGCGAACAGCACATCCGCCGCGAAAAAGCTACTAGTAATATTTGTACTGCACAGGTGCTACTTGCGGTAATGGCAAGTATGTACGCCGTCTATCATGGGCCAGATGGACTTAAGACAATAGCGACTAGAATACATTCCCTGACTTTGATTTTGGCAGAGAGGTTGCAGCGAGTAGGTTACAGCATCAGTTCCAAACCTTTCTTTGATACGCTGCGGGTGGAGTTAGGAACTAAACCTCTGCAAGAAATTCTACAAGCTGCTGAAGCCCGTCAAATTAATTTGCGTATTTTTGATACATCTACTGTTGGTATCTCGCTGGACGAGACTACCACATTGGATGATGTGCGAGATATATGCCAGATTTTTGCAGGGACAGATGAGTTACGGTTTGCTTTGAATGTGGAAGAGATGGAATGGATAACTCAGCAATCAGGTTTAAGCGGTGAACCATTTAGCCGTCAAAGCACTTATCTCACCCATCCTGTATTTAACCGCTATCACTCAGAAACTGAGTTGTTGCGCTATCTGCACAAGCTAGAAAGCAAGGACTTGTCGCTAACAACATCGATGATTCCTTTGGGTTCTTGCACAATGAAGTTGAATGCAACTGCTGAGATGATTCCAGTAACTTGGGAGGAATTTGGCAAGATTCACCCGTTTGCCCCGGCGTCGCAAACGCAAGGTTATCAAGTCCTGTTTGAGCAACTTGAGGCATGGTTAGCTGAAATTACTGGTTTTGCGGGAATTTCTCTACAACCTAATGCTGGTTCTCAGGGCGAATACGCTGGACTTTTAGTGATTCGCCAATATCACGAAAGCCGTGGACAAAAACACCGTAATGTCTGTTTGATTCCCACCTCGGCACATGGGACAAATCCAGCCAGTGCAGTGATGTGCGGGATGAAGGTGGTAGCAGTTGCCTGTGATTCACAAGGTAATATTGACGTTGATGACCTGAAGAGTAAGGCAGAAAAACACAGCAATGAATTAGCTGCCTTAATGGTGACATATCCCTCGACTCATGGTGTTTTTGAGGAGCCAATTCAGGAAATCTGCGCTATTGTCCACAGTCATGGTGGACAAGTTTACATGGATGGGGCAAATATGAACGCCCAAGTGGGAATTTGCCGTCCTGGAGATATTGGCGCGGATGTCTGCCATTTAAACTTGCATAAAACCTTCTGTATTCCTCATGGTGGCGGTGGCCCTGGTATGGGGCCCATTGGGGTAGCCTCTCATCTTGTGCCTTTTCTCCCCGGACATCCTGTGGTAGGAACTGGGGACTGGGGACTGGGGACTAGGAAAGAAGAAATTCCCAATCCCCAATTCCCAATCCCCAGTACCCAGCATATTGGTGCTGTGGCGGCTGCGCCTTGGGGTAGTGCTAGTATTTTGGTGATTTCTTGGATGTACATCGCCATGATGGGTGCAGATGGTTTAACCCAAGCAACTAAGGTGGCGATTCTCAATGCTAACTACATTGCTAAGAGACTGGAATCTTACTATCCGGTTTTGTACCAGGGGAAAAATGGTCTAGTTGCCCATGAATGTATTTTAGATTTGCGATCGCTCAAAAAATCAGCTGCGATCGAAATTGATGATGTTGCCAAGCGTCTCATGGATTATGGTTTCCATGCGCCGACAGTCTCCTGGCCTGTAGGGGGTACAATCATGGTGGAACCTACAGAAAGTGAATCTAAACAAGAGTTAGATCGTTTCTGTGATGCGTTGATTTCTATTCGCCAAGAAATTGCCGAGATTGAATCAGGTAAGGTGGATGTTCAAGATAATGTTTTGAAAAACGCACCCCACACTGCCGAAAGTCTCATCACCGACGAATGGCAACATTCTTATTCTCGTGAACAAGCTGCCTATCCTGCACCTTGGACTCGTGAGTATAAATTCTGGCCGGCTGTTGGTCGCATTGATGCAGCCTTTGGTGATAGGAACTTTGTTTGTTCTTGTCTGCCAATGGATGCTTACTAA
- a CDS encoding SDR family oxidoreductase, giving the protein MKKLLITGASGFLGWHLCQLAKQEWEIYGTYLSHSLEIPGIKMLKANLTNFQELKRIFNDVKPTAVIHTAAHSQPNFCQTNPKESHAINVIASCNIAGLCADNSIPCAFTSTDLVFDGLNAPYQETDAVCPVNLYGEQKVMAEADMLERYPMTAVCRMPLMFGVQTPTAKSFIQPFIQTLQAEKELSLFIDEFRTPVSGTTAAKGLLLALEKVNGIIHLGGKERISRYDFGKILVEVFQLPTTKLKSCRQQDVKMAAPRPADVSLDSSKAFALGYEPLSVKEELEDVCKVLIHASPGD; this is encoded by the coding sequence ATGAAAAAATTGTTAATCACCGGAGCAAGTGGTTTTTTAGGATGGCATCTTTGCCAACTTGCAAAACAAGAATGGGAGATTTATGGCACTTATTTATCCCATTCTCTAGAAATTCCTGGTATAAAAATGTTAAAAGCGAACTTAACAAATTTCCAGGAATTGAAACGTATATTTAATGATGTCAAGCCGACGGCAGTTATTCATACTGCTGCACATTCGCAACCAAATTTTTGTCAAACCAACCCCAAAGAATCGCACGCAATTAACGTCATCGCATCCTGCAATATTGCCGGACTTTGCGCGGATAATTCTATTCCTTGTGCTTTTACCTCAACAGATTTGGTTTTTGATGGTTTAAATGCTCCCTATCAAGAAACAGATGCCGTGTGTCCTGTCAATCTTTACGGTGAGCAAAAAGTCATGGCGGAAGCAGATATGCTAGAAAGGTATCCCATGACCGCAGTCTGTCGAATGCCGTTAATGTTTGGTGTACAAACACCTACAGCTAAAAGCTTTATTCAGCCATTTATTCAAACTTTACAAGCAGAAAAAGAACTAAGTTTATTTATAGATGAATTTCGTACACCAGTAAGTGGAACAACTGCTGCCAAAGGACTTTTATTAGCATTAGAAAAAGTCAACGGCATCATTCACTTAGGTGGAAAAGAGCGGATTTCGCGTTATGATTTTGGAAAAATATTAGTTGAGGTATTTCAACTTCCCACCACCAAGCTTAAATCGTGCCGACAACAAGATGTGAAAATGGCAGCGCCTAGACCGGCAGATGTTTCTTTGGATAGTTCCAAAGCTTTTGCATTGGGGTATGAGCCTTTATCTGTAAAGGAAGAATTAGAAGATGTTTGTAAAGTCTTAATTCATGCTAGCCCTGGCGACTAG
- a CDS encoding tetratricopeptide repeat protein: MVFRRCLVASGLIVFFAFGCSGGANSSTENTTKVVQENNVTQLFIEAKATQKTEYFFHQGNNLLDGQRYDDAIKAYNKAIAIKVESPEVWINRGIALTSLQRYQEAIASYEKAIAIKPDKDEAWYNRGIALTSLQRYQDAIASYDKAIAIQPDKYGALINRGIALTKLHRYKDAIASYNRAIAIKQDLHQAYYNKACSYALQSNLELAIENLDKAIEFVPDKYKKLAKTDPDFSKVRSAKQFQELLQ, translated from the coding sequence ATGGTTTTTCGGCGCTGCTTGGTTGCATCTGGCTTGATAGTTTTCTTCGCATTTGGTTGTAGTGGTGGGGCAAACTCATCAACAGAAAATACTACAAAAGTTGTGCAAGAAAATAATGTAACCCAGCTTTTCATAGAAGCGAAGGCTACCCAGAAAACAGAATATTTTTTTCATCAAGGTAATAATTTATTAGATGGACAGCGTTACGACGATGCAATAAAAGCATACAATAAAGCGATCGCTATCAAAGTTGAGAGTCCTGAAGTTTGGATTAACCGTGGCATAGCCTTAACATCGTTGCAACGCTACCAAGAGGCTATTGCATCATACGAGAAAGCGATCGCCATCAAACCCGACAAAGATGAAGCCTGGTATAATCGTGGCATAGCCTTAACATCGTTGCAACGGTACCAAGACGCGATCGCATCTTACGACAAAGCGATCGCTATTCAACCTGACAAGTATGGAGCCTTAATTAACCGAGGCATTGCTCTGACAAAACTACACCGCTACAAGGATGCGATCGCGTCTTATAATAGAGCGATCGCCATCAAGCAAGATTTGCACCAAGCATATTACAATAAAGCTTGCTCTTATGCTTTACAAAGTAATCTCGAATTAGCAATTGAGAACTTAGATAAAGCAATCGAGTTTGTTCCTGATAAATACAAAAAATTAGCAAAAACTGACCCAGACTTTAGCAAAGTGCGTAGTGCAAAGCAGTTTCAGGAATTACTGCAATAG
- a CDS encoding YdcF family protein translates to MKRKFPIKSLISIKKFFANLWQSLQKLTSGLYFVLGTWLIFTTITLVFASSQPVDAFFVLGGSIRRETYVAGQAKQYPQTPILISHGSPDPCIWLIFQAELARLQNVWLENCANSTFENFYYGIPILRRWGVHKVMLITSPSHLPRALWMAKILLGAHGIWVETEIVEELGVPGNNESWSKTGLDVTRSLFWAIVSQIIQPQCSNVTRLTEVDMQAWEHRGFHCEHQGGLSR, encoded by the coding sequence ATGAAACGTAAATTTCCTATCAAATCGTTAATTTCTATTAAAAAATTTTTTGCTAATCTGTGGCAATCGTTACAAAAACTAACTAGTGGATTGTACTTTGTTTTGGGCACTTGGCTGATTTTTACCACTATAACCTTAGTTTTTGCTTCTTCGCAGCCAGTAGATGCCTTCTTTGTGCTTGGTGGCAGTATTCGTCGAGAAACTTATGTTGCAGGGCAAGCAAAACAATACCCGCAAACGCCAATTTTAATTTCTCATGGTTCCCCAGACCCCTGTATATGGTTAATTTTTCAGGCGGAATTAGCAAGGTTACAAAACGTTTGGTTAGAAAACTGCGCTAATTCTACCTTTGAAAATTTTTATTATGGTATTCCAATTTTGCGACGTTGGGGAGTGCATAAAGTCATGTTGATTACCTCGCCAAGCCATTTACCCAGAGCCTTATGGATGGCAAAGATTCTCTTAGGCGCTCATGGTATTTGGGTAGAGACAGAGATTGTTGAGGAGTTGGGTGTTCCTGGTAATAATGAATCTTGGTCAAAAACTGGATTAGATGTAACACGCAGCTTATTTTGGGCGATTGTAAGTCAAATTATTCAACCGCAATGCTCAAATGTAACAAGACTTACCGAAGTAGATATGCAAGCTTGGGAGCATCGAGGTTTTCATTGTGAACACCAAGGGGGGTTGAGCAGATAA
- the ctpB gene encoding carboxyl-terminal processing protease CtpB, producing MNQSAKSYSPLQVALIGGAIATTATISLFGTAWTRGVRAALALQDSPKVIVDQVWQLVNHEYVDGKFNQQDWQATRQSLLSKDYSSREEAYTAIREALQKLGDPYTRFMDPKQFEALTSQTSGEVSGIGIRMEVNEKTQRLTVVEAIENSPALKAGIKAGDEILAIDGKPTLKMKVDDASKLIRGKAGTPIKLKLGRAGQTAFDLKLTRANIEVPTVRYTLRQEGNRRVGYIRLREFSAHAADQMQRAIRDLNTKKVDSYVLDLRGNPGGLLQASIEIARMWYNDGGIVKTVDRVGGTEETKANRTALTNRPLAVLVDGNSASASEILTGALKDNKRAVVVGGQTFGKALVQSVHELADGSGLAVTIAHYYTPAGTDINHKGIAPDIKLDLTEAQERQLASNPDLIGTKSDPQYARAIAILSNNNFAQPPANQPTRPMSRADSLKF from the coding sequence ATGAACCAATCTGCGAAAAGTTACTCGCCGCTCCAAGTAGCCTTGATTGGTGGAGCGATCGCCACTACTGCTACTATATCTTTGTTCGGCACCGCTTGGACTCGTGGTGTCCGGGCCGCTCTAGCCCTACAAGACAGCCCGAAAGTGATAGTTGACCAAGTGTGGCAACTAGTGAACCATGAATATGTTGATGGCAAATTTAATCAACAAGATTGGCAAGCAACCAGGCAAAGCCTGTTGAGCAAAGACTATTCTTCTCGGGAAGAAGCATACACTGCCATCCGCGAAGCTTTACAAAAGTTGGGAGATCCTTACACTCGATTCATGGATCCCAAACAATTTGAAGCCCTGACTAGCCAAACATCTGGGGAAGTCTCTGGTATTGGCATTCGGATGGAAGTGAACGAAAAAACTCAGCGCCTCACTGTTGTCGAAGCTATAGAAAATTCTCCAGCACTGAAAGCTGGGATCAAAGCAGGCGATGAAATTTTGGCAATTGACGGCAAACCCACTCTCAAAATGAAGGTGGATGATGCTTCTAAGCTAATTCGTGGCAAAGCGGGTACTCCCATCAAACTAAAGCTGGGACGGGCGGGGCAAACTGCCTTTGATTTGAAGTTAACAAGGGCAAATATTGAAGTACCAACGGTACGTTATACCCTCAGACAAGAAGGGAATCGTCGCGTTGGCTATATCCGTTTGCGGGAATTTAGCGCTCACGCCGCAGACCAAATGCAACGAGCCATCCGCGATTTGAACACTAAGAAAGTTGATTCTTATGTCTTGGATTTGCGGGGAAATCCTGGCGGGTTGTTACAGGCGAGCATTGAAATTGCCCGGATGTGGTATAATGATGGCGGCATTGTCAAGACAGTAGACCGTGTGGGCGGCACTGAAGAAACTAAAGCCAATCGCACTGCTCTAACAAATCGTCCTTTGGCAGTCTTAGTGGATGGGAATTCAGCTAGTGCTAGCGAAATCCTCACAGGGGCACTCAAGGATAATAAGCGGGCGGTAGTCGTAGGTGGTCAAACCTTTGGTAAAGCCTTAGTCCAGTCAGTTCATGAACTCGCAGATGGTTCCGGCTTGGCAGTTACCATTGCCCATTACTACACCCCGGCAGGAACGGATATTAACCATAAAGGGATTGCCCCAGATATCAAGCTAGACTTGACAGAGGCACAAGAGCGGCAATTGGCTTCTAATCCAGATTTAATCGGAACTAAGAGCGATCCACAATATGCCCGGGCGATCGCAATTTTATCAAATAACAACTTTGCCCAACCGCCAGCAAATCAGCCCACTCGACCCATGAGCCGCGCCGATAGCCTAAAATTTTAG
- a CDS encoding glycosyltransferase — translation MNHQPVDATTATSFLPMVSVVVPIYNGEADLPELINCLLSQTYPKDRVEYLLVDNNSSDRTLTILKTSAENCPITIRPFSENQIQSSYSARNTGIRAATGEIIVFTDADCRPQPQWLHALIPPFVNQEVVIVAGEILALPGTTLLEQHAERQETLSQKHTLNHSFRPYGQTANLAIRRIALEKAGLFRPYLTSGGDADICWRILAENIGRLEFAPNAIVRHRHRATLKELQSQWRRYGRSNRYLHELHGVDLMRDITLKECGYRLARWLVKEIPRDMKKALAQPKAGIAGKVTLVDLLNTPIGLFTARARTAGQRNAKLPENAKIIDRL, via the coding sequence ATGAATCATCAGCCAGTTGATGCAACCACCGCCACCAGTTTTTTACCAATGGTGTCGGTGGTTGTTCCTATTTATAACGGTGAGGCGGATTTACCAGAATTAATCAATTGTTTATTGTCTCAAACTTACCCGAAAGACCGGGTAGAGTACTTGTTGGTGGACAATAATAGTAGCGATCGCACTCTCACCATCCTCAAAACATCTGCCGAAAATTGCCCAATTACAATCCGCCCATTCAGCGAAAACCAAATTCAAAGCTCATACTCTGCTCGTAATACTGGGATTCGCGCCGCTACGGGTGAAATTATCGTTTTTACCGATGCTGATTGCCGTCCACAACCACAATGGTTACATGCATTAATTCCGCCTTTTGTCAACCAAGAAGTGGTAATAGTCGCTGGTGAAATTTTGGCACTACCAGGCACAACTCTGCTAGAACAACACGCAGAGCGTCAAGAAACTTTGTCGCAAAAGCATACCCTTAACCATTCCTTTCGTCCCTATGGTCAAACGGCTAATTTAGCGATTCGACGCATTGCCTTAGAAAAAGCGGGTTTATTTCGTCCCTATCTTACCAGTGGTGGCGATGCCGATATTTGCTGGCGGATTTTGGCCGAAAACATCGGACGTTTGGAATTTGCCCCGAATGCGATCGTTAGACACCGGCACCGCGCCACACTTAAAGAACTGCAAAGTCAATGGCGGCGCTATGGACGCTCAAATCGCTATCTGCACGAACTGCACGGTGTAGATTTGATGCGAGATATTACACTCAAAGAATGCGGTTATCGTTTGGCACGTTGGTTAGTCAAGGAAATACCAAGGGATATGAAAAAGGCTTTGGCGCAGCCCAAAGCAGGCATCGCGGGTAAAGTCACCCTTGTAGATTTATTAAATACTCCCATTGGTTTGTTCACTGCTAGGGCGCGTACTGCTGGGCAACGAAACGCCAAGTTGCCAGAAAATGCCAAGATAATTGATCGACTGTAA
- a CDS encoding response regulator transcription factor produces MSAQLLLVDDEPGIREAVKDYLQESGFSVQVASNALEGWEWMQMNTPDLVISDVMMPQVDGYQFLKQLREDPRFQALPVVFLTAKGMTGDRIQGYHAGVDAYLPKPFDPDELVAIVENLLARRAAKAATTGDDVETPDLAELANQIAQIKALLTQRNAISQSPAPFKIDLTPREQSVLNLVAEGLMNKEIARRLETSVRNVEKYVSRLFSKTGTNSRTELVRFALEHGLAK; encoded by the coding sequence ATGTCAGCACAATTGTTACTGGTGGATGATGAACCAGGGATACGGGAAGCCGTGAAAGACTATTTGCAAGAGAGCGGTTTCAGCGTTCAAGTCGCCAGTAACGCCCTTGAAGGTTGGGAATGGATGCAGATGAATACACCTGACTTAGTGATTTCTGATGTCATGATGCCTCAGGTGGATGGCTATCAGTTCCTGAAGCAACTGCGAGAAGACCCCCGCTTCCAAGCGCTACCAGTAGTATTTTTAACTGCTAAAGGCATGACAGGCGATCGCATCCAAGGATATCATGCTGGTGTCGATGCCTATTTACCCAAACCCTTCGATCCAGATGAGTTAGTGGCTATAGTCGAAAATTTGCTAGCCCGCCGCGCCGCTAAGGCTGCAACTACCGGAGATGACGTTGAAACCCCCGATCTTGCTGAACTAGCCAATCAGATTGCCCAAATTAAGGCATTATTAACTCAAAGAAATGCCATTTCCCAATCGCCAGCCCCTTTCAAAATTGATTTGACTCCCAGAGAACAAAGTGTTTTAAATTTGGTCGCTGAAGGCTTAATGAACAAAGAAATCGCCCGTCGCTTAGAAACCAGCGTCCGCAATGTAGAAAAATACGTCAGCCGTTTATTTAGTAAAACTGGCACCAATAGCCGTACAGAGTTAGTTCGTTTCGCCCTAGAACACGGTCTTGCTAAATAG
- a CDS encoding Npun_R1517 family heterocyst differentiation transcriptional regulator, with protein sequence MNSKALPRQINNLEVGVYECEIHLKFRLIEEKSLLGDREQLLQVLLDALTEGSDDFLETLQASVKAQEVSEFKASPQMRRQLMRLRNAAENPQP encoded by the coding sequence ATGAACTCCAAAGCATTACCACGCCAGATTAATAATCTTGAAGTAGGTGTTTATGAGTGCGAAATCCATCTCAAATTCCGGTTGATTGAGGAAAAGAGTCTATTGGGCGATCGCGAACAACTGTTACAGGTATTACTTGATGCCTTAACCGAGGGTTCCGACGACTTTCTAGAGACGCTGCAAGCGTCCGTTAAAGCCCAAGAAGTGTCAGAGTTCAAAGCCTCACCTCAAATGCGACGCCAGCTGATGCGCTTGCGTAATGCTGCTGAAAATCCCCAGCCTTAA